In Chaetodon trifascialis isolate fChaTrf1 chromosome 2, fChaTrf1.hap1, whole genome shotgun sequence, one DNA window encodes the following:
- the LOC139340670 gene encoding zinc finger protein 37 homolog isoform X1: MFEDPELQDPLSLSLNENYDDQNSPHHDSKKASPDYNCETPEIQVIIKEEEEGWTVSENHESFSSEGQKEDASTHSCPPLLKACGRESSISYGVERHERAHSEEKCSEESGGPTFCGQRRMLMDSTEKHKISCICGKAPENVTVHQCNNAVRETSASHKRNTKSHQRPHAVDECHAQQQSRDAKQSTSLPTEAKRSAPCQTDSPEHKPLMSRGLKMASANLEDQTLHLTVRLQAGEEEEQEEEQDEEIGGLINSDGEVVEWDARDGLDRGSDCTESPPPTKVVILSESQLQGQNQRDSSSPTLLMEVVSVGEDEEREEGEEKERVGKMAAVSSLYRGKRQRRRKKVPEITVVSVDVSDTEKDVPASPVKRRGRRKTPEAPVLSAEDLEAEPGISRRTRRKRSLPATVQSEEVNSKTVRRVAAKRTYRRRKDTKPSAEGEGENTGVSAGKKRPGRKMVRVPIEIPPELLKKPKEKIEYHCSVCGKEFPHAYKLERHELIHTGEKPYCCSICGRGFNQKGNLKTHYKVHLGRKGAVDFDDEVNPIPSELSEYLKSLPGESRIRSSLHCLECGKKCDSQSALQAHHITTHSETGGESDTAEHSTSQLFFCRRCGIQFDEKEKLEEHMKTHIKEKPYSCPDCGKRFINESYIQIHQRIHTGEKPFLCSQCGRGFHTASSLKLHEMQHSGERPFACTICGKTFRINSYLTAHYQTHIKDRPFICSVCGKGYSRAEELKVHHRLHTGERPYECGQCGKSFIYRQGLRQHQRTHAGRRIGPTRQLGRPKQETRLDI; this comes from the exons ATGTTTGAG GATCCTGAACTCCAAGATCCGTTGTCCCTGAGTTTAAATGAAAACTATGACGACCAGAATTCACCACATCATGATTCAAAGAAAGCAAGCCCTGACTATAACTGTGAGACACCAGAGATTCAAGTAAtcatcaaagaggaagaggaaggctgGACTGTGAGTGAAAATC ATGAGAGCTTCAGCTCAGAGGGACAAAAAGAAGACGCTTCCACACACTCGTGTCCTCCCCTCCTCAAAGCATGCGGGAGGGAGAGCTCCATCTCATACGGAGTAGAGAGACACGAGAGAGCACATTCAGAGGAGAAATGCTCAGAGGAGTCTGGCGGCCCGACCTTCTGCGGGCAGAGACGCATGCTCATGGACTcgacagagaaacacaagatTTCCTGTATATGTGGAAAAGCGCCGGAAAATGTGACGGTGCATCAGTGCAATAACGCAGTCCGCGAGACGTCCGCCAGTCACAAAAGAAACACGAAATCCCATCAGAGACCACATGCAGTGGACGAGTGTCACGCTCAGCAGCAGAGCCGTGACGCAAAACAAAGCACATCTTTGCCGACAGAGGCCAAAAGATCAGCACCTTGTCAGACA GATTCTCCTGAACATAAACCCCTGATGTCACGTGGACTGAAGATGGCGTCTGCAAACTTAGAGGACCAAACGCTCCATCTGACTGTGAGGCTGCaggcaggggaggaggaggagcaagaggaggaacAAGATGAAGAAATAGGTGGTTTAATCAACTCCGATGGCGAAGTGGTTGAATGGGATGCCA GAGACGGTCTTGACCGAGGCTCTGACTGCACAGAAAGTCCTCCGCCCACCAAG GTTGTCATCCTGTCCGAGTCTCAGCTGCAAGGCCAAAACCAGAGAGACAGCAGTAGCCCAACGCTCCTCATGGAAGTTGTGTCAGTGGGGGAAGATGAAGAAAGGGAAgaaggggaggaaaaagagagagtaGGAAAGATGGCAGCTGTCTCGTCCTTGTATCGTG gaaagagacagagaagaaggaagaaggtTCCAGAAATAACTGTGGTGTCGGTGGATGTCTCGGACACGGAGAAGGACGTCCCTGCAAGTCCTG taaaaagaagaggcagaagaaagACTCCAGAAGCTCCGGTGTTGTCCGCTGAAGACCTGGAGGCAGAGCCTGGAA TATCGAGGCGTACCCGAAGAAAGAGGAGTTTACCTGCGACAGTGCAGTCAGAAGAAGTGAACTCTAAAACTGTGCGTCGTGTTGCTG cAAAGCGAACTTACAGAAGGAGGAAAGATACCAAACCATcagctgaaggagaaggagaaaacacGGGTGTTTCTGCTG GGAAGAAGCGTCCTGGTAGAAAGATGGTTCGAGTTCCGATAGAAATCCCTCCTGAGCTCCTGAAGAAGCCCAAAGAGAAGATAGAGTACCACTGCTCGGTGTGTGGCAAGGAGTTCCCTCACGCCTACAAGCTGGAGAGGCACGAGCTGATCCACACGGGAGAGAAACCTTACTGCTGCTCCATCTGTGGCCGCGGGTTCAACCAGAAGGGGAACCTGAAAACGCACTACAAAGTTCACTTAG GGCGTAAGGGCGCTGTGGATTTTGACGATGAGGTGAACCCCATACCATCAGAACTCTCTGAATACTTGAAGTCTCTGCCGGGGGAGTCCAGGATCAGATCATCCCTCCATTGCCTGGAATGTGGGAAAAAGTGTGATAGTCAGTCAGCTCTACAGGCACACCACATCACTACGCACTCAGAAACAGGCGGTGAATCGGACACAGCGGAGCACAGCACATCACAGCTCTTCTTCTGCCGCCGCTGCGGCATTCAGTTCgatgaaaaggaaaagctgGAGGAACATATGAAAACCCACATCAAGGAGAAACCTTACTCATGTCCTGACTGTGGCAAGAGGTTCATCAACGAGAGCTACATTCAAATTCACCAGCGCATCCATACTGGGGAGAAACCTTTCCTCTGCTCCCAGTGCGGCAGAGGTTTCCACACAGCTTCCTCTCTCAAGCTGCACGAGATGCAGCACTCTGGGGAGAGACCGTTCGCGTGCACCATCTGTGGGAAGACGTTTCGGATAAACTCGTACCTAACAGCACATTACCAGACCCACATTAAAGATAGGCCTTTCATTTGTAGCGTCTGTGGGAAAGGCTACTCCAGAGCCGAGGAGCTGAAGGTGCACCACAGGCTTCACACCGGAGAGAGACCCTATGAGTGCGGACAGTGCGGCAAGAGCTTCATTTACCGCCAGGGTCTGCGGCAGCATCAGCGCACACACGCTGGACGACGGATCGGGCCAACCAGGCAGCTCGGTAGACCGAAGCAAGAGACCAGGCTTGACATCTAA
- the LOC139340670 gene encoding zinc finger protein 37 homolog isoform X2 has product MLMDSTEKHKISCICGKAPENVTVHQCNNAVRETSASHKRNTKSHQRPHAVDECHAQQQSRDAKQSTSLPTEAKRSAPCQTDSPEHKPLMSRGLKMASANLEDQTLHLTVRLQAGEEEEQEEEQDEEIGGLINSDGEVVEWDARDGLDRGSDCTESPPPTKVVILSESQLQGQNQRDSSSPTLLMEVVSVGEDEEREEGEEKERVGKMAAVSSLYRGKRQRRRKKVPEITVVSVDVSDTEKDVPASPVKRRGRRKTPEAPVLSAEDLEAEPGISRRTRRKRSLPATVQSEEVNSKTVRRVAAKRTYRRRKDTKPSAEGEGENTGVSAGKKRPGRKMVRVPIEIPPELLKKPKEKIEYHCSVCGKEFPHAYKLERHELIHTGEKPYCCSICGRGFNQKGNLKTHYKVHLGRKGAVDFDDEVNPIPSELSEYLKSLPGESRIRSSLHCLECGKKCDSQSALQAHHITTHSETGGESDTAEHSTSQLFFCRRCGIQFDEKEKLEEHMKTHIKEKPYSCPDCGKRFINESYIQIHQRIHTGEKPFLCSQCGRGFHTASSLKLHEMQHSGERPFACTICGKTFRINSYLTAHYQTHIKDRPFICSVCGKGYSRAEELKVHHRLHTGERPYECGQCGKSFIYRQGLRQHQRTHAGRRIGPTRQLGRPKQETRLDI; this is encoded by the exons ATGCTCATGGACTcgacagagaaacacaagatTTCCTGTATATGTGGAAAAGCGCCGGAAAATGTGACGGTGCATCAGTGCAATAACGCAGTCCGCGAGACGTCCGCCAGTCACAAAAGAAACACGAAATCCCATCAGAGACCACATGCAGTGGACGAGTGTCACGCTCAGCAGCAGAGCCGTGACGCAAAACAAAGCACATCTTTGCCGACAGAGGCCAAAAGATCAGCACCTTGTCAGACA GATTCTCCTGAACATAAACCCCTGATGTCACGTGGACTGAAGATGGCGTCTGCAAACTTAGAGGACCAAACGCTCCATCTGACTGTGAGGCTGCaggcaggggaggaggaggagcaagaggaggaacAAGATGAAGAAATAGGTGGTTTAATCAACTCCGATGGCGAAGTGGTTGAATGGGATGCCA GAGACGGTCTTGACCGAGGCTCTGACTGCACAGAAAGTCCTCCGCCCACCAAG GTTGTCATCCTGTCCGAGTCTCAGCTGCAAGGCCAAAACCAGAGAGACAGCAGTAGCCCAACGCTCCTCATGGAAGTTGTGTCAGTGGGGGAAGATGAAGAAAGGGAAgaaggggaggaaaaagagagagtaGGAAAGATGGCAGCTGTCTCGTCCTTGTATCGTG gaaagagacagagaagaaggaagaaggtTCCAGAAATAACTGTGGTGTCGGTGGATGTCTCGGACACGGAGAAGGACGTCCCTGCAAGTCCTG taaaaagaagaggcagaagaaagACTCCAGAAGCTCCGGTGTTGTCCGCTGAAGACCTGGAGGCAGAGCCTGGAA TATCGAGGCGTACCCGAAGAAAGAGGAGTTTACCTGCGACAGTGCAGTCAGAAGAAGTGAACTCTAAAACTGTGCGTCGTGTTGCTG cAAAGCGAACTTACAGAAGGAGGAAAGATACCAAACCATcagctgaaggagaaggagaaaacacGGGTGTTTCTGCTG GGAAGAAGCGTCCTGGTAGAAAGATGGTTCGAGTTCCGATAGAAATCCCTCCTGAGCTCCTGAAGAAGCCCAAAGAGAAGATAGAGTACCACTGCTCGGTGTGTGGCAAGGAGTTCCCTCACGCCTACAAGCTGGAGAGGCACGAGCTGATCCACACGGGAGAGAAACCTTACTGCTGCTCCATCTGTGGCCGCGGGTTCAACCAGAAGGGGAACCTGAAAACGCACTACAAAGTTCACTTAG GGCGTAAGGGCGCTGTGGATTTTGACGATGAGGTGAACCCCATACCATCAGAACTCTCTGAATACTTGAAGTCTCTGCCGGGGGAGTCCAGGATCAGATCATCCCTCCATTGCCTGGAATGTGGGAAAAAGTGTGATAGTCAGTCAGCTCTACAGGCACACCACATCACTACGCACTCAGAAACAGGCGGTGAATCGGACACAGCGGAGCACAGCACATCACAGCTCTTCTTCTGCCGCCGCTGCGGCATTCAGTTCgatgaaaaggaaaagctgGAGGAACATATGAAAACCCACATCAAGGAGAAACCTTACTCATGTCCTGACTGTGGCAAGAGGTTCATCAACGAGAGCTACATTCAAATTCACCAGCGCATCCATACTGGGGAGAAACCTTTCCTCTGCTCCCAGTGCGGCAGAGGTTTCCACACAGCTTCCTCTCTCAAGCTGCACGAGATGCAGCACTCTGGGGAGAGACCGTTCGCGTGCACCATCTGTGGGAAGACGTTTCGGATAAACTCGTACCTAACAGCACATTACCAGACCCACATTAAAGATAGGCCTTTCATTTGTAGCGTCTGTGGGAAAGGCTACTCCAGAGCCGAGGAGCTGAAGGTGCACCACAGGCTTCACACCGGAGAGAGACCCTATGAGTGCGGACAGTGCGGCAAGAGCTTCATTTACCGCCAGGGTCTGCGGCAGCATCAGCGCACACACGCTGGACGACGGATCGGGCCAACCAGGCAGCTCGGTAGACCGAAGCAAGAGACCAGGCTTGACATCTAA
- the LOC139349593 gene encoding bifunctional apoptosis regulator-like, with protein MRDLDMLHQMEWDSPDNGLAALMDHPPHLSESPLSKPSSTKISEHEFSCHCCYDILVNPTTLTCGHNFCRHCLALWWESSHKNECPECREKWEGFPKINILLRDATDKLFSEVVQRRREEIQANPKISRSLLAFQRYGDNLGRSRTNQHKGAGFFFSGVLTALTCVAVMVLVYHWSSGVVDQHDPLISKPVSRWTAEEVVSWLDHLGPWAQLYRESFQQENVNGRLLLMLGDEELLKPPYSIENQAHRRAVVAELDRVKALGVKPPQNLWEYKAANAGKSLFLLYALKRSPRLTLLYLYLFDYAETFLPFLHTCCPAISHIDHSVESNFLSTQLEPSWRQWAEFLVKYLLLPYQLIAEFAWDWLAVHYWTSRFIIVNTMLLSVLEGCALWRLWTRATIRSLPRKMWNHLWKMLSQGFAFALLWPFVPQFVCNCLFYWALYFSPIINIDLVVQQLMHPETQAL; from the exons ATGCGAG ACTTGGATATGTTGCACCAGATGGAGTGGGATTCGCCAGATAACGGTCTGGCAGCATTAATGGACCACCCCCCTCACTTATCTGAATCTCCTCTGTCGAAGCCCTCCTCCACCAAAATCTCCGAACATGAATTCTCATGTCACTGTTGCTACGACATCTTGGTGAACCCCACCACCCTGACCTGCGGCCATAACTTTTGCCGCCACTGTCTGGCTCTGTGGTGGGAGTCCTCTCACAAGAATGAGTGCCCTGAGTGCCGGGAGAAGTGGGAAGGCTTTCCTAAAATCAACATCCTGCTGAG GGATGCAACTGACAAGCTGTTCAGTGAGGTCGTTCAGCGGAGGAGAGAAGAGATCCAGGCTAACCCCAAAATCTCCCGGAGCTTGCTGGCCTTCCAGAG GTATGGTGACAACTTGGGTCGATCCAGGACAAATCAGCACAAAGGAGCAGGTTTCTTCTTTTCTGGAGTCCTCACTGCACTCACATGTGTGGCT GTGATGGTGCTGGTGTATCACTGGAGCAGCGGTGTGGTCGACCAGCACGATCCGCTGATCAGTAAGCCTGTGTCTCGCTGGACGGCGGAGGAAGTCGTGTCCTGGCTGGATCACCTGGGTCCCTGGGCTCAGCTTTACCGAGAGTCCTTCCAGCAGGAGAACGTCAATGGGAG GCTGCTGTTGATGCTGGGGGATGAAGAGTTGTTAAAACCTCCTTACAGCATCGAAAATCAGGCTCACCGACGGGCTGTTGTGGCTGAGCTGGACAGAGTTAAAGCCCTGGGGGTCAAACCTCCCCAGAACCTCTGGGAATACAAG GCTGCTAATGCAGGGAAGTCTCTGTTCTTGCTGTATGCACTGAAGCGCTCCCCTCGTCTCACGCTCCTCTATTTGTATTTATTCGATTACGCTGAAACCTTCCTGCCCTTCCTGCACACCTGCTGTCCGGCCATCTCACACATCGACCACTCAGTGGAGAGCAACTTCCTCAGCACACAG TTGGAGCCCAGTTGGCGACAGTGGGCAGAGTTTCTTGTGAAGTACCTCCTGCTTCCATACCAGCTGATAGCAGAGTTTGCTTGGGACTGGCTCGCCGTCCACTACTGGACATCTCGCTTCATTATTGTTAAcaccatgctgctgtctgtgctggaaGGCTGCGCCCTGTGGAGACTCTGGACAAGAGCCACGATCAG GTCTCTGCCACGCAAGATGTGGAACCACTTGTGGAAGATGTTATCTCAGGGCTTTGCCTTCGCCCTCCTGTGGCCTTTTGTCCCTCAGTTTGTGTGTAACTGCCTCTTCTACTGGGCTCTCTACTTCAGTCCCATTATCAATATAGATCTGGTGGTGCAGCAGCTAATGCACCCGGAAACACAGGCGCTGTAA